In a genomic window of Nodosilinea sp. E11:
- a CDS encoding DUF4350 domain-containing protein, with the protein MPPRLPGDRPVVMRSLPWNRRTLGLALLALTLLLGLLILGTPAASRLTSGSTWHRGPAGYSAWYEALEQQGVAVQRWQRPVSELLTRLEDNFQNDDEAPAVTLIQDEGPAPADTLLVVLPGFIEEPDLPALLPWVPEWVEAGHRLVVLGVKTPATAAPFSQTLASEAGPVQIDTRRRSSIGFAPAIVLRDDYGAVVWQESLAGGQFTVAATPHLGANAYRNQPGNFALLTALVTEAGGRVWVDEYVHGYRDEEAIAAEIGGSWVDYLARTPLVILVAQVLAVSLLALLAYNRRLGQRRALPQATLDNSQAYIQALAGVLHKAGSHDFVVQTLGQAERLRLQKSLGLGPTPLPIEQLQAAWNAQLGRPATDLAAILYPTPPQGERQLRDWLKRLQSLQPLTQETLADHE; encoded by the coding sequence GTGCCGCCGCGCCTACCAGGAGATCGCCCAGTCGTGATGCGATCGCTGCCCTGGAATCGCCGTACCCTGGGGCTGGCACTGCTGGCCCTGACCCTATTGCTGGGGTTGCTAATCTTGGGCACACCCGCAGCCAGTCGGCTTACCAGTGGCTCGACCTGGCACCGGGGGCCAGCGGGCTATAGCGCCTGGTACGAGGCCCTAGAGCAGCAGGGGGTAGCGGTGCAGCGCTGGCAGCGCCCAGTCTCAGAGTTGCTGACACGCCTTGAAGACAACTTTCAAAACGACGATGAGGCCCCAGCCGTCACTCTAATCCAGGACGAAGGCCCAGCCCCAGCAGACACGCTGTTGGTGGTGCTGCCGGGGTTTATCGAAGAGCCCGATTTACCCGCCCTGCTGCCCTGGGTGCCCGAGTGGGTAGAAGCGGGCCATCGGCTGGTGGTGTTGGGGGTTAAAACGCCCGCCACGGCGGCACCCTTTTCGCAAACCTTGGCCAGCGAGGCGGGGCCGGTGCAGATCGATACCCGCCGCCGATCGAGTATTGGGTTTGCCCCGGCCATTGTGCTCAGAGATGACTATGGCGCGGTGGTGTGGCAAGAATCGCTGGCGGGTGGGCAGTTTACGGTGGCGGCAACGCCTCACCTGGGGGCCAATGCCTACCGCAACCAGCCCGGCAACTTTGCTCTGCTGACAGCACTGGTCACTGAGGCCGGTGGGCGAGTGTGGGTCGATGAGTATGTACACGGCTACCGGGATGAGGAGGCGATCGCGGCTGAGATCGGCGGCAGTTGGGTCGATTACCTGGCCCGTACACCTTTGGTGATTCTCGTCGCTCAGGTGCTGGCCGTCTCGCTGCTGGCCCTGCTGGCCTACAACCGCAGGCTGGGCCAGCGCCGTGCCCTGCCTCAGGCCACGCTAGACAACAGCCAGGCCTACATTCAGGCCCTAGCTGGGGTGCTGCACAAAGCGGGCAGCCACGACTTTGTGGTGCAAACCCTGGGCCAAGCCGAGCGCCTGCGACTGCAAAAGTCCTTAGGGTTAGGCCCCACGCCTCTCCCGATCGAGCAGTTGCAAGCCGCCTGGAATGCTCAGCTAGGACGCCCTGCCACCGATCTAGCCGCAATTTTGTACCCCACCCCACCCCAAGGAGAACGCCAACTGCGCGACTGGCTCAAACGGTTACAATCCCTTCAGCCCCTTACCCAGGAGACCCTGGCCGACCATGAGTGA
- a CDS encoding CheR family methyltransferase, which yields MKPEDIDVHLLIEGLYRRYGYDFRNYAQASLKRRIHNFLKTERVASIAELQAAVLRDRACAERLLMGLTVNTTAMFRDPSFYVAFRQQVVPLLRTYPFFRIWHAGCSTGQEVYSMAILLHEEGLYPRCRIYATDANDKVLQTARQGIYPYKQMQDYTQLYLKAGGRRAFSEYYTASYDHAIFRPALRERIVFGEHNLVTDGSFNEFNVIICRNVLIYFNQTLQNQVHDLFYNSLCKFGILGLGRQETIRFTKYETAYDDLVKSEKLYRRHS from the coding sequence GTGAAACCAGAGGATATTGACGTTCACTTGCTCATTGAAGGGCTCTATCGTCGGTATGGCTACGATTTTCGCAACTATGCCCAGGCCTCGCTCAAGCGTCGCATTCACAACTTTCTCAAGACCGAGCGGGTGGCCAGTATCGCCGAGTTGCAGGCGGCGGTGTTGCGCGATCGCGCCTGTGCCGAGCGCCTGCTGATGGGCTTGACGGTCAACACCACCGCCATGTTTCGCGACCCCAGCTTTTACGTTGCCTTTCGTCAGCAGGTGGTGCCCCTGCTGCGTACCTACCCCTTCTTTCGCATCTGGCATGCCGGGTGTTCTACCGGGCAAGAAGTGTACTCAATGGCTATTTTGCTGCACGAAGAAGGGCTGTATCCCCGCTGCCGCATCTATGCCACCGATGCCAACGACAAGGTCTTGCAAACGGCCCGCCAGGGCATTTATCCCTACAAACAAATGCAAGACTACACCCAGCTCTACCTCAAGGCTGGTGGGCGGCGCGCCTTTTCAGAATATTACACGGCTAGCTATGATCACGCTATTTTTCGTCCCGCCCTGCGAGAGCGGATTGTTTTTGGCGAACACAATCTAGTGACCGATGGCTCTTTTAATGAATTCAACGTGATCATCTGTCGCAATGTGTTGATTTATTTTAATCAAACGTTGCAAAATCAAGTTCATGACTTGTTTTATAACAGCCTGTGCAAATTTGGCATTTTAGGCTTGGGCAGGCAAGAAACCATCCGGTTTACAAAATATGAAACGGCCTACGATGATTTAGTTAAATCTGAAAAGCTTTATAGGAGGCATAGTTAG
- a CDS encoding response regulator yields MQTESPVNILMVDDQPENLVALEAILGELGANLVKSTSGEEALRCLLQDDFAVILLDVQMPQMDGFEVATLVRHRPRSQDTPIIFLTAFSSSEQFMFKGYALGAVDYLIKPIAPNVLLSKVAIFIELFKKTEALRQKTEILQQQANQLEVINTELQLSEERFRLLSTCSPVGVFVTDTEGRYLYTNPRFQAICRCSTASVNDRSWLDAIHPDDVAEARATWAAFVQDGQDYAQEFRCQPEEDNLRWVAIRSAPMISEQKQFVGYVGTVEDITERKQAEATNAQIIREQAARQEAETANRMKDDFIAVLSHELRTPLNAILGWANLLQSRKLDPQKVDYAISTIERNAIAQKQLIEDILDVSQIVRGKLQLHRQPLNLVNIIQTALETVRPAADTKAIALTHNCHDYPHLEVTGDALRLQQVIWNLLTNAVKFTPNQGQVDIRLSLVADLPSNRSGPEYPAAFAYAQLRITDTGLGIDPSFLPHIFDRFRQADSSITRSQGGLGLGLAIVHHLVEQHQGAVWAESAGANQGATFTVALPLSSSPPQALLLADPEDSSMQPGTQTLAGLSILIVDDDADTRHFLTYLLEAQGAAIATAASGEAGLRLLGSMQPDVLLCDISMPDMDGYTLMQTVRAQLPKPQSQVPAIAITAHARVSDQEQALANGFQGHVPKPIDSEKLIRAILQVTGSTNA; encoded by the coding sequence ATGCAGACCGAATCTCCAGTAAATATTTTGATGGTTGACGACCAGCCCGAAAATTTGGTGGCGCTGGAGGCCATTTTGGGCGAACTGGGAGCCAATCTAGTTAAATCAACCTCTGGTGAAGAAGCCCTGCGCTGTCTGCTGCAAGATGATTTTGCGGTAATTTTGCTCGATGTGCAAATGCCCCAGATGGATGGCTTTGAGGTAGCCACCCTGGTGCGCCATCGACCGCGATCGCAGGATACGCCCATTATTTTTCTCACCGCCTTTAGTAGCAGTGAGCAATTTATGTTTAAAGGCTATGCTCTTGGGGCAGTTGACTATTTAATTAAACCGATTGCGCCAAATGTTTTACTCTCCAAAGTAGCCATTTTTATTGAGTTATTTAAAAAGACCGAAGCCCTGCGACAAAAGACCGAAATTTTGCAGCAGCAGGCCAATCAATTAGAGGTCATTAATACTGAGCTTCAGCTGAGTGAAGAACGCTTTCGACTGCTCAGCACCTGCTCACCCGTCGGGGTATTTGTCACCGATACCGAGGGGCGTTATCTCTATACCAATCCGCGCTTTCAGGCCATTTGTCGTTGTTCAACCGCATCCGTTAACGATCGCAGCTGGCTAGATGCCATTCACCCCGACGATGTTGCCGAGGCTCGCGCTACCTGGGCCGCATTTGTTCAAGATGGGCAAGACTACGCCCAAGAGTTTCGGTGTCAACCGGAGGAGGATAACCTGCGCTGGGTCGCCATTCGATCGGCACCCATGATATCGGAGCAAAAACAATTTGTTGGCTATGTGGGCACTGTAGAAGATATCACTGAGCGTAAACAGGCCGAGGCAACCAACGCCCAAATTATTCGCGAACAGGCGGCCCGCCAAGAAGCCGAAACCGCCAACCGCATGAAAGATGATTTTATTGCGGTGCTCTCCCACGAGCTACGCACGCCCCTAAACGCAATTTTGGGCTGGGCCAATTTGCTGCAATCCCGCAAATTAGATCCCCAAAAAGTTGACTACGCCATCAGCACCATCGAGCGCAATGCGATCGCTCAGAAACAGCTAATCGAAGATATTCTCGACGTTTCACAAATTGTGCGCGGCAAGCTCCAGCTACACCGCCAGCCATTAAACCTTGTCAACATTATTCAAACGGCGTTAGAAACGGTGAGACCGGCGGCAGATACCAAGGCGATCGCCCTCACCCACAACTGCCATGACTACCCTCACCTAGAGGTCACCGGCGATGCCCTGCGGTTGCAACAGGTCATTTGGAATTTGCTGACCAATGCGGTTAAATTTACGCCCAACCAAGGGCAAGTCGACATTCGGCTCTCGCTGGTGGCCGACCTGCCGAGTAATCGCTCTGGCCCCGAGTACCCAGCGGCTTTTGCCTACGCCCAACTGCGCATCACCGACACCGGGCTAGGCATTGATCCCAGCTTCTTGCCCCACATCTTTGACCGCTTTCGCCAGGCCGACAGCAGCATCACCCGCTCCCAGGGGGGCCTCGGTCTGGGATTGGCAATCGTCCATCACTTGGTCGAGCAGCACCAGGGGGCTGTCTGGGCAGAAAGCGCCGGGGCAAACCAGGGCGCTACCTTTACTGTGGCGCTGCCGCTGTCGTCTTCTCCTCCCCAGGCCCTGCTGCTGGCTGACCCCGAAGACAGCTCGATGCAGCCAGGCACCCAGACCTTAGCGGGGCTCTCGATTTTGATTGTGGATGACGATGCCGATACCCGCCATTTTCTCACCTACTTGCTAGAAGCCCAGGGCGCGGCGATCGCCACGGCGGCCTCCGGTGAAGCGGGGTTGCGCCTGTTGGGCTCTATGCAGCCCGATGTCTTGCTGTGCGACATCAGCATGCCCGATATGGATGGCTATACTTTGATGCAGACGGTTAGAGCCCAACTCCCCAAGCCCCAGTCGCAGGTGCCCGCAATTGCCATTACCGCCCATGCGCGCGTGTCTGATCAGGAGCAGGCTTTGGCAAACGGGTTTCAGGGGCACGTGCCCAAGCCGATCGACTCTGAAAAATTAATTCGCGCCATTCTGCAAGTGACCGGATCTACCAACGCCTAA
- a CDS encoding trimeric intracellular cation channel family protein, whose protein sequence is MEYVLAQVGVAVFAVSGVLSATRQRLDIFSIVVVGLLTAISGGTLRDVILNVPVFWLLDLTAFWVALGASFATFVGIRFILKLPLRLLSYLDAMGVALFAVQAIDKTLLFGYPAAVAVVMGLITSIAGGIIRDVVTHRPTLLLSRELYATPIVLGGIVYVVLLHLMPSPFCRLIAMGLIFGLRAIAIRWRLFLPLRLTLKIDLDREQS, encoded by the coding sequence ATGGAATACGTTTTGGCGCAAGTTGGAGTGGCGGTGTTTGCTGTCTCGGGGGTCTTGTCTGCCACCCGCCAGCGCCTCGACATCTTTAGCATTGTGGTGGTGGGGTTGCTGACGGCAATTAGCGGCGGCACCCTACGGGATGTGATTCTCAATGTGCCGGTGTTTTGGCTGCTCGATCTAACCGCCTTTTGGGTGGCCCTGGGGGCCTCCTTTGCCACCTTTGTGGGCATTCGCTTTATTCTCAAGCTGCCCCTGCGGCTGCTGTCTTACCTCGATGCCATGGGGGTAGCCCTGTTTGCGGTGCAAGCGATCGATAAAACGCTGCTGTTTGGCTACCCCGCCGCCGTGGCGGTGGTAATGGGCCTGATCACCAGCATCGCTGGGGGCATTATTCGCGATGTGGTCACCCATCGGCCCACGCTGCTGCTGTCGCGAGAACTGTACGCGACGCCGATTGTGCTGGGGGGCATCGTCTATGTGGTGCTGCTGCACCTGATGCCCTCGCCCTTCTGTCGTTTGATTGCGATGGGGCTAATATTTGGCCTGCGGGCGATCGCGATTCGCTGGCGGCTGTTTTTGCCCCTGCGGCTGACCCTAAAAATTGACCTGGATCGAGAGCAGAGTTGA
- a CDS encoding DUF4129 domain-containing protein, with the protein MADLPHRTNSLLWQIRQSMQNLGEWFEYQFSRVNVNGPEVPRWPWLGPVAEGLFWLTIAALTLWTGWLLYRGIVTYLNRQRQSTNATQRSAPTTAALQQATHWWREAQRFAQQGDYAAACQALYMAGLARLNDTETVLYRASRTDGEYLDCMAANPSRPYELLIRTHERLTYGEALATEETYQRCRRAYQEIAQS; encoded by the coding sequence ATGGCTGACCTTCCCCACCGCACTAATTCTTTGCTTTGGCAGATTCGCCAAAGCATGCAAAACCTGGGGGAATGGTTTGAGTACCAGTTTTCTCGGGTCAATGTGAATGGCCCGGAGGTGCCCCGGTGGCCGTGGCTAGGGCCGGTGGCTGAGGGCTTGTTTTGGCTTACCATCGCCGCTCTTACCCTGTGGACGGGCTGGCTACTGTACCGGGGCATCGTCACCTATCTCAACCGGCAGCGGCAGAGCACCAATGCGACCCAGCGTTCCGCTCCTACCACAGCAGCCCTTCAGCAGGCAACCCACTGGTGGCGTGAGGCCCAGCGTTTTGCCCAGCAGGGCGACTACGCTGCGGCCTGTCAAGCGCTCTACATGGCGGGGCTAGCCCGACTCAACGACACCGAAACCGTGCTCTACCGCGCCAGCCGCACTGATGGCGAATATTTGGACTGCATGGCTGCCAACCCCAGCCGTCCCTACGAACTACTAATTCGCACCCATGAGCGCCTTACCTACGGTGAAGCTCTGGCCACCGAGGAGACGTACCAGCGGTGCCGCCGCGCCTACCAGGAGATCGCCCAGTCGTGA
- a CDS encoding DUF58 domain-containing protein yields MAIIPTGRTYGLLLGGGVVATLLTNFFDAPNRLTVALVALALFNGVVIALMVADGWQVNARRATIRREPLHRLSIGRDNPILLEAEAASRTRLRLFDNYPAAFDGTPMPLEVDLNGKEPETLTFTVNPKQRGEYSWGDLQLQQRGPWGLAWADWTVPAAATVAVYPDLIGLNQLSVKLALQATGTLKQKRRMGVGTEFAELREYGTGDDLRFVDWKATARLSQPLVRVLEPEREQTLLILLDRGRLMTAQVQGLTRFDWGMNAALSLALAGVSRGDRVGLGVFDRTLHTWLPPQGGRANFQQMIERLTPLEPVLEESDYLAAALHAAQQQHRRSLVVILTDIVDETASAELLSALARLRPRHLPFCITLRDPAIDRQAHQPTAAVDAAYQRAVALDLLSQRAAAFARLKQRGVLVLDAPADQIAEPLVERYLHIKSQSKL; encoded by the coding sequence ATGGCGATCATTCCCACGGGGCGCACCTACGGGCTACTGCTAGGGGGCGGGGTCGTGGCCACCCTGCTCACCAATTTTTTCGATGCCCCCAACCGTCTCACCGTGGCTCTGGTAGCCCTGGCGCTATTCAATGGCGTTGTGATCGCCCTGATGGTGGCAGACGGTTGGCAGGTCAACGCACGGCGCGCCACCATCAGGCGGGAGCCCTTACACCGGCTGTCTATCGGTCGCGACAACCCGATTTTGCTAGAGGCCGAGGCCGCTAGCCGCACCCGGCTGCGCCTGTTTGACAACTACCCCGCCGCGTTTGACGGCACGCCGATGCCCCTAGAGGTTGATCTCAACGGCAAGGAACCCGAAACGCTCACCTTTACCGTCAACCCCAAGCAGCGAGGCGAGTATAGCTGGGGCGACCTCCAGCTTCAGCAGCGGGGGCCGTGGGGGCTAGCCTGGGCCGACTGGACCGTGCCGGCGGCAGCGACCGTCGCCGTCTACCCCGACCTGATCGGCCTCAACCAGCTCTCAGTTAAGCTGGCCCTGCAGGCCACCGGCACTCTGAAGCAAAAGCGGCGTATGGGGGTGGGCACCGAGTTTGCCGAACTGCGCGAGTATGGCACGGGCGACGATCTGCGCTTTGTGGACTGGAAGGCCACGGCCCGCCTCAGTCAGCCCCTGGTGCGAGTGCTAGAACCCGAGCGTGAGCAAACCCTATTGATTCTTTTAGACCGTGGTCGGCTGATGACGGCCCAGGTGCAGGGATTAACCCGCTTTGACTGGGGCATGAATGCAGCTCTCTCGCTGGCCTTGGCCGGGGTATCGCGGGGCGATCGCGTCGGCCTAGGCGTGTTCGATCGCACCCTGCACACCTGGCTCCCCCCTCAGGGCGGGCGGGCCAACTTCCAGCAGATGATCGAACGGCTAACCCCCCTGGAGCCAGTGCTGGAAGAATCCGACTACCTAGCCGCCGCCCTCCACGCAGCCCAGCAGCAGCACCGCCGCTCACTGGTGGTAATTCTTACCGATATTGTGGATGAAACCGCCAGCGCCGAACTGCTCTCGGCCCTGGCCCGCCTGCGCCCTCGCCATCTGCCCTTCTGCATTACGCTGCGCGATCCAGCGATCGATCGCCAGGCCCACCAGCCCACTGCCGCCGTTGATGCAGCCTACCAGCGGGCGGTGGCGCTAGATTTGCTCAGTCAGCGGGCAGCGGCCTTTGCTCGGCTCAAACAGCGGGGCGTGCTGGTGCTCGATGCCCCCGCCGACCAGATTGCAGAGCCCTTAGTCGAACGTTATTTGCACATTAAGAGTCAGAGCAAACTTTAG
- a CDS encoding MoxR family ATPase, with amino-acid sequence MSDLQAAMTRIGTTLSSVVVGQEPLVQELLVALLAGGHVILEGVPGTGKTLLVRALSQLIRADFGRIQLTPDILPSDISGTNVFDLTSRTFTLKKGPVFTQVLLADEINRTPPKTQSALLEAMEEQQVTLDGTSHPLPDLFWVVATQNPLEFEGTYPLPEAQLDRFLFKLVVGYPAPAAEKQMLINAQAGFEAKRLDIGQLKPIAAAHHILAARQAVKALPVQEPILDYLLALAHKTRQHPDLDLGTSPRSTVQWLAACKAHAWLNGQAFVTPDNVKAVALPLLRHRLMLSAEAQLDGLTCDRIIQTVLDSVAVPR; translated from the coding sequence ATGAGTGACCTACAGGCGGCAATGACGCGCATTGGCACCACCCTCAGCAGTGTGGTAGTGGGCCAAGAACCCCTGGTGCAAGAGCTGTTGGTGGCGCTGCTGGCCGGTGGCCACGTGATTTTAGAAGGGGTCCCGGGCACCGGCAAGACCCTGCTAGTCCGCGCCCTGTCTCAGCTAATTCGCGCCGACTTTGGCCGCATTCAGCTGACCCCCGACATTTTGCCGTCGGATATTTCGGGCACCAACGTGTTTGACCTCACTAGCCGCACCTTTACCCTCAAAAAAGGGCCGGTGTTTACGCAGGTGCTGTTGGCCGACGAAATCAACCGCACGCCACCCAAGACCCAGTCGGCCCTGCTAGAAGCGATGGAAGAACAGCAGGTGACCCTAGATGGCACCAGCCACCCGCTGCCCGATCTGTTTTGGGTCGTGGCCACCCAAAACCCGCTGGAGTTTGAGGGCACCTACCCTCTGCCCGAGGCCCAGCTCGATCGCTTTCTATTTAAGCTGGTGGTGGGCTACCCTGCCCCCGCCGCCGAAAAGCAAATGCTGATCAACGCCCAGGCCGGGTTTGAGGCCAAGCGGCTAGATATTGGCCAACTCAAACCGATCGCTGCCGCCCACCACATTTTGGCGGCCCGTCAAGCCGTCAAAGCCCTGCCCGTACAAGAGCCCATTCTTGACTATCTGCTGGCCTTGGCCCACAAAACCCGCCAGCACCCCGACTTAGATCTGGGCACCTCTCCCCGCTCTACGGTGCAGTGGCTGGCAGCCTGCAAAGCCCACGCCTGGCTCAACGGGCAAGCGTTTGTTACCCCCGACAATGTGAAGGCCGTGGCCCTGCCCCTGCTGCGCCACCGGCTGATGCTAAGCGCTGAGGCCCAGCTAGATGGACTGACCTGCGATCGCATCATCCAAACTGTGCTCGACAGCGTGGCGGTGCCCCGCTAA
- a CDS encoding chemotaxis protein CheB, giving the protein MAYELVAIGTSLGGLSALKTLLRSLPRDFSAALAIVQHRHRESDQALSAFLQQFTVLPVHEVEDKQRIQPGHVYFAPPDYHLLVECGYFSLSVDEPVSYARPSIDVLLESAADAYGERVIGVVLTGANQDGVQGLSTLKARGGMTIVQDPHTAESAVLPGAAIAAVEVDIVLPISQIAPHLIYLCQATES; this is encoded by the coding sequence GTGGCCTATGAATTAGTCGCTATAGGTACCTCTTTGGGAGGATTGTCGGCCCTAAAAACTCTGTTAAGATCTCTCCCTAGAGACTTTTCTGCTGCGCTGGCTATTGTTCAACACCGGCACCGGGAGTCTGACCAGGCACTCAGTGCTTTCCTGCAACAGTTTACGGTTTTGCCTGTGCATGAAGTTGAAGACAAGCAGCGTATTCAGCCAGGTCATGTCTATTTTGCGCCGCCCGACTATCATTTGTTGGTAGAATGCGGATATTTTTCACTCTCTGTTGATGAGCCAGTTTCCTACGCTCGGCCCTCTATTGATGTACTGTTAGAATCGGCTGCCGATGCCTATGGTGAGCGAGTTATTGGGGTGGTTTTGACAGGAGCTAATCAGGATGGGGTGCAGGGACTATCGACGCTTAAGGCTCGGGGTGGTATGACGATTGTGCAAGACCCACACACTGCTGAGAGTGCGGTCTTGCCCGGTGCTGCGATCGCAGCAGTAGAGGTAGATATTGTCTTACCCATCTCCCAGATTGCACCCCACCTGATTTACCTTTGCCAAGCGACGGAATCATAG